One genomic segment of Hemibagrus wyckioides isolate EC202008001 linkage group LG08, SWU_Hwy_1.0, whole genome shotgun sequence includes these proteins:
- the spire2 gene encoding protein spire homolog 2: MKDGRGGVAPRMARSTSRSSGGEREAREAAEARELSLEEVLRSYEQPLNEEQAWAVCYQCCRGERAHTVRYQYRHRAKGPDSILLHRDGTVTLRPDTRTCTADGEALPVPPVQESQLVQSMGVAIYGALDWGLADSEERDLSPQLEQLIECMVAQEDDESAECLSSTTKDEGYSGPEDEDEEEEEEEVGSVHAVRTLRQVMILCARRLANPAVAPEHYQAVCRALFLETLELQTFLCRIRDAKEMLRRIRTEESQQERCAAELDNLKHTDWARLWVQLMRELRQGVKLKKVEQQPFDPLPTEFSLTPFEMLMQDIRSRRYTLRKVMVDGDIPSRVKQNAHELILDFIRSRPPLKPVSERSLPPRPQEQQSLHDRVLAEIRQEHKLRPVERRSSKRPFGSLPCLAHSCHCDLKSTSCIDLSVTGGGLRPLPRPRVLLKAPTLAEMEEMNMFEDEDSPDGAECVESMMKRDRSFSEHDLAELLQSEADQMSASVCVRGERPRSYTHTGTTHTRPHRASLPVIGWSPASPACRSLSEVEEVSEASAPSKSLSANQWMEEFSHPVESLALTLEEVISVRRVLVKAEMEKFLQCKELYNNLRKGKVCCCCRVKFPLFSWPSTCLLCKRSVCGSCSAKMKMPSKKLAHIPVYAVGFHSSPRSHSQRSDVYKSLRSLSRRAVEDEFPYLYVAGCSLRDVCAECTKFVADVVSSSRRSLDIINNTPKREKLRPRPASHYMPPRGGVH, translated from the exons ATGAAGGATGGTCGCGGTGGTGTCGCACCACGCATGGCCCGATCAACAAGCCGAAGCTCCGGGGGCGAGCGGGAGGCGCGCGAAGCGGCAGAGGCGCGTGAGTTGTCTCTGGAGGAGGTCCTGCGCTCTTACGAGCAGCCGCTGAATGAAGAGCAGGCCTGGGCCGTGTGCTACCAGTGCTGCCGCGGGGAGCGCGCGCACACAGTCCGGTACCAGTACCGCCACCGCGCCAAGGGGCCCGACTCCATCTTACTGCACAGGGATGGTACCGTCACTCTGCGGCCCGACACGCGCACCTGCACCG CTGATGGAGAAGCTTTACCTGTCCCACCTGTCCAGGAGAGCCAG TTGGTACAGTCTATGGGTGTGGCCATCTACGGGGCTCTGGACTGGGGATTGGCTGACAGTGAGGAGCGTGACCTGAGTCCGCAGCTGGAGCAGCTGATCGAGTGCATGGTGGCGCAGGAGGACGACGAGTCCGCAGAGTGTCTCAGCAGCACCACCAAGGATGAAGGCTACAGCGGCCcagaggatgaagatgaagaggaggaggaagaggaggtgggAAGCGTGCATGCGGTGCGCACTCTCCGGCAGGTGATGATACTGTGTGCCAGGAGGCTGGCAAACCCCGCGGTGGCTCCTGAACACTACCAGGCCGTGTGTAGAGCGCTGTTCCTCGAGACTCTGGAGCTTCAGACCTTCCTGTGCAGGATCAGAGATGCCAAGGAG atgttgaGGAGGATCAGGACGGAGGAGTCCCAGCAGGAGCGCTGTGCTGCTGAACTGGACAATCTCAAACACACGGACTGG gctcgGTTGTGGGTGCAGTTGATGAGGGAACTCAGGCAGGGTGTGAAGCTGAAGAAGGTGGAGCAGCAGCCATTCGATCCTCTGCCCACTGAGTTCAGCCTCACACCATTCGAGATGCTCATGCAGGACATCCGGTCTCGCAGATACACGCTGCGCAAAGTGATG gtggatGGAGACATTCCCTCTCGAGTCAAACAGAACGCTCACGAACTCATCCTGGACTTCATCAGATCCAGACCTCCACTCAAACCT gtgtcagAGCGCAGTCTCCCCCCTCGGCCGCAGGAGCAGCAGTCTCTTCACGATCGTGTGTTAGCCGAAATCCGTCAGGAACACAAACTGCGGCCGGTGGAGAGGCGGAGCTCCAAGAGAC CGTTTGGTTCTCTCCCCTGTCTGGCTCACTCCTGTCACTGTGACCTCAAATCCACTTCCTGTATTGACCTGTCGGTCACAGGAGGTGGGCTTCGCCCGCTGCCTCGACCTCGTGTGCTGCTGAAAGCCCCCACACTTGCAGAGATGGAGGAGATGAACATGtttgag gatgagGACTCTCCTGATGGTGctgagtgtgtggagagtaTGATGAAGCGTGATCGTTCATTCTCTGAGCACGACCTCGCCGAGCTGCTGCAGAGCGAGGCAGACCAGATGAGcgcctcagtgtgtgtgcgtggagAGAGAccacgctcatacacacacactggaaccacacacacacgcccacaccgCG CTTCGCTCCCTGTGATTGGCTGGTCTCCTGCATCTCCTGCTTGTCGCTCTCTCAGTGAGGTGGAGGAAGTCAGTGAAGCATCGGCACCATCCAAAAGCCTCAGTGCTAACCAGTGGATG gAGGAGTTCAGCCACCCGGTGGAGAGTTTGGCATTAACCCTTGAAGAGGTCATTAGCGTGCGCCGTGTACTGGTGAAGGCTGAGATGGAGAAGTTCCTCCAATGTAAAGAGCTTTATAACAACCTGCGGAAGGGCAAG gtgtgctgCTGCTGTAGGGTGAAGTTCCCCCTGTTTTCTTGGCCTTCTACATGTCTGCTGTGTAAAAG GTCGGTGTGTGGCTCATGCAGTGCAAAG ATGAAAATGCCGTCTAAGAAGCTAGCTCACATCCCTGTTTACGCCGTGGGCTTCCACAGCAGCCCGAGGAGCCACAGTCAGCGCAGTGACGTCTACAA GTCTCTGCGCTCATTGTCTCGCCGTGCCGTGGAAGATGAGTTTCCGTACCTCTACGTTGCAGGCTGCAGTCTGAGAGACGTTTGTGCCGAATGCACCAAGTTTGTCGCCGATGTCGTTTCATCCAGCCGCCGCAGCCTcgacatcatcaacaacacaccTAAAAGAGAGAAGCTGCGCCCGCGCCCCGCCTCTCATTACATGCCCCCAAGAGGTGGTGTACACTAA
- the chst6 gene encoding carbohydrate sulfotransferase 6 isoform X2, which yields MLHFRIPAPAALVLVLLQVGVMVVFIGWYGHITPFPSESTTATGGKVHVLLLSSWRSGSSFMGQVFNKHPSVFYLMEPGWHVWGWLQSPAAQRMRMAVRDLIHQIFLCDFSVMDAYMPINYNVSNVFMWSHSQALCSPPACPPVSSEHTMPQIPRCTEHCDVSGLGRAQVACHTYSHVVLKEVRFFELESLYPLLQDPSIDLRILHLVRDPRAVLRSREQSVEALLKDSSIVLGRNMLKSDSQLLVMQEICRSHIRIYDTAIRKAPDFLRGRYKLLRYEDVVRDPLGEVQRMYDFVGLKMTEPLQEWLHQVTHGKGKGTPSDAFKITERNASAVSQAWRTGLDFNKVQLVQEVCKSAMSLLGYRLVNSEEEQKQLNIDLTRLKKYSFSWHSTNSSATKTT from the coding sequence ATGCTGCATTTCCGTATTCCTGCCCCCGCTGCGTTGGTGCTGGTGCTCCTGCAGGTTGGTGTCATGGTGGTGTTTATTGGCTGGTATGGCCATATTACCCCTTTCCCTTCTGAGTCTACCACAGCGACTGGGGGCAAAGTTCATGTGCTGCTGCTGTCGTCATGGCGATCAGGGTCATCGTTCATGGGCCAGGTGTTTAATAAACACCCATCTGTCTTTTACCTGATGGAGCCGGGGTGGCACGTGTGGGGGTGGCTTCAGAGTCCGGCCGCACAACGCATGCGCATGGCAGTGAGAGACCTGATACACCAAATCTTCCTGTGTGACTTCAGCGTGATGGACGCCTACATGCCCATCAACTACAACGTCTCCAACGTGTTCATGTGGAGCCACAGCCAGGCTCTGTGTTCCCCGCCGGCGTGTCCGCCCGTGTCCTCGGAACACACCATGCCACAGATCCCACGGTGTACCGAGCACTGCGACGTGTCGGGGTTGGGTCGGGCGCAGGTGGCGTGTCATACCTACAGCCACGTGGTGCTGAAGGAGGTGCGTTTCTTCGAGCTGGAGTCTCTGTATCCGCTGCTGCAGGACCCGTCAATCGACCTGCGCATCCTGCACCTGGTGCGTGACCCCCGGGCCGTGCTCCGCTCCCGCGAGCAGTCAGTCGAAGCCTTACTGAAGGACAGCTCCATCGTCCTGGGTAGAAATATGCTGAAATCTGACTCACAGCTTCTTGTCATGCAGGAAATCTGCAGGAGCCACATTCGGATCTACGACACCGCCATCCGTAAGGCACCCGACTTCCTGCGAGGACGCTACAAACTGCTGCGATACGAGGATGTGGTGCGAGACCCGCTAGGAGAGGTGCAGCGCATGTACGACTTTGTGGGACTCAAGATGACAGAGCCACTGCAGGAGTGGCTCCATCAAGTCACACACGGCAAGGGCAAGGGGACGCCCAGTGATGCTTTCAAGATCACCGAGCGCAATGCCTCCGCAGTCTCGCAGGCCTGGAGGACGGGTTTAGACTTCAACAAAGTCCAGCTGGTCCAGGAGGTCTGCAAGAGTGCCATGTCTCTGCTGGGTTACCGTCTGGTCAACAGCGAGGAGGAGCAGAAGCAGCTCAACATCGACCTCACGCGCCTGAAAAAGTACAGCTTCTCCTGGCACTCGACTAATAGTTCTGCCACTAAAACGACCTGA
- the chst6 gene encoding carbohydrate sulfotransferase 6 isoform X1 has product MAAMLHFRIPAPAALVLVLLQVGVMVVFIGWYGHITPFPSESTTATGGKVHVLLLSSWRSGSSFMGQVFNKHPSVFYLMEPGWHVWGWLQSPAAQRMRMAVRDLIHQIFLCDFSVMDAYMPINYNVSNVFMWSHSQALCSPPACPPVSSEHTMPQIPRCTEHCDVSGLGRAQVACHTYSHVVLKEVRFFELESLYPLLQDPSIDLRILHLVRDPRAVLRSREQSVEALLKDSSIVLGRNMLKSDSQLLVMQEICRSHIRIYDTAIRKAPDFLRGRYKLLRYEDVVRDPLGEVQRMYDFVGLKMTEPLQEWLHQVTHGKGKGTPSDAFKITERNASAVSQAWRTGLDFNKVQLVQEVCKSAMSLLGYRLVNSEEEQKQLNIDLTRLKKYSFSWHSTNSSATKTT; this is encoded by the exons ATG GCTGCAATGCTGCATTTCCGTATTCCTGCCCCCGCTGCGTTGGTGCTGGTGCTCCTGCAGGTTGGTGTCATGGTGGTGTTTATTGGCTGGTATGGCCATATTACCCCTTTCCCTTCTGAGTCTACCACAGCGACTGGGGGCAAAGTTCATGTGCTGCTGCTGTCGTCATGGCGATCAGGGTCATCGTTCATGGGCCAGGTGTTTAATAAACACCCATCTGTCTTTTACCTGATGGAGCCGGGGTGGCACGTGTGGGGGTGGCTTCAGAGTCCGGCCGCACAACGCATGCGCATGGCAGTGAGAGACCTGATACACCAAATCTTCCTGTGTGACTTCAGCGTGATGGACGCCTACATGCCCATCAACTACAACGTCTCCAACGTGTTCATGTGGAGCCACAGCCAGGCTCTGTGTTCCCCGCCGGCGTGTCCGCCCGTGTCCTCGGAACACACCATGCCACAGATCCCACGGTGTACCGAGCACTGCGACGTGTCGGGGTTGGGTCGGGCGCAGGTGGCGTGTCATACCTACAGCCACGTGGTGCTGAAGGAGGTGCGTTTCTTCGAGCTGGAGTCTCTGTATCCGCTGCTGCAGGACCCGTCAATCGACCTGCGCATCCTGCACCTGGTGCGTGACCCCCGGGCCGTGCTCCGCTCCCGCGAGCAGTCAGTCGAAGCCTTACTGAAGGACAGCTCCATCGTCCTGGGTAGAAATATGCTGAAATCTGACTCACAGCTTCTTGTCATGCAGGAAATCTGCAGGAGCCACATTCGGATCTACGACACCGCCATCCGTAAGGCACCCGACTTCCTGCGAGGACGCTACAAACTGCTGCGATACGAGGATGTGGTGCGAGACCCGCTAGGAGAGGTGCAGCGCATGTACGACTTTGTGGGACTCAAGATGACAGAGCCACTGCAGGAGTGGCTCCATCAAGTCACACACGGCAAGGGCAAGGGGACGCCCAGTGATGCTTTCAAGATCACCGAGCGCAATGCCTCCGCAGTCTCGCAGGCCTGGAGGACGGGTTTAGACTTCAACAAAGTCCAGCTGGTCCAGGAGGTCTGCAAGAGTGCCATGTCTCTGCTGGGTTACCGTCTGGTCAACAGCGAGGAGGAGCAGAAGCAGCTCAACATCGACCTCACGCGCCTGAAAAAGTACAGCTTCTCCTGGCACTCGACTAATAGTTCTGCCACTAAAACGACCTGA